A single genomic interval of Zingiber officinale cultivar Zhangliang chromosome 4A, Zo_v1.1, whole genome shotgun sequence harbors:
- the LOC121969595 gene encoding peroxidase 57-like gives MLQVLAAMATGSSASKAGAASVSGLALVVVAFVLLDAASVSHAQLQVGFYVGKCKGTDVEAVIRGVVQARFKQDPSILPALLRMQFHDCFVRGCDASILLDGQSSEKNAGANASVRGYELIDEIKAALEKACSGVVSCADIIVAATRDAVVLGGGTRYDVQTGRRDGLRSSVNDVNLPGPSIPISNAIGFFNAKKISTEDMVLLLGGHTVGITHCLFISNRLWNFNGSGGPDPSMDPALVRSLRVTCPQNGDGDNNPVNLDQNATSANVVDNSFFKQIMAKRGVLQIDQRLADDGQTRSTVAGLAAGKLDFGKRFGGAMVRMGAIEVLTGSQGEVRKSCRAVNKQSVEATLEEIVDGLLAAQ, from the exons ATGCTCCAAGTCCTCGCTGCGATGGCTACTGGTAGTAGTGCTTCTAAGGCTGGCGCTGCCTCCGTATCCGGCCTCGCCCTTGTCGTAGTCGCGTTCGTCCTCCTTGACGCCGCTTCCGTGAGCCATGCTCAGCTGCAGGTGGGGTTCTACGTCGGTAAGTGCAAGGGCACGGACGTGGAGGCGGTCATCCGAGGCGTCGTCCAGGCGCGCTTCAAGCAGGATCCTTCTATTCTTCCTGCTCTCCTCCGTATGCAGTTCCACGACTGCTTCGTGAGA GGCTGCGACGCCTCGATACTGTTGGACGGGCAGAGTAGCGAGAAGAACGCCGGCGCGAACGCTAGCGTGCGAGGATATGAGCTGATCGACGAGATCAAGGCGGCGCTGGAAAAGGCGTGCTCCGGCGTCGTCTCCTGCGCCGACATCATCGTCGCGGCCACGAGGGACGCCGTCGTCTTG GGCGGAGGAACGCGATACGATGTGCAAACCGGGAGAAGGGACGGTTTACGGTCGAGCGTGAACGACGTCAATCTACCCGGACCAAGCATTCCGATTTCCAACGCGATCGGGTTTTTTAACGCCAAAAAAATCAGCACGGAAGACATGGTTTTATTGCTGG GTGGGCACACAGTTGGGATAACGCACTGTCTCTTTATATCGAATCGGCTCTGGAACTTCAACGGTTCGGGTGGACCGGACCCGAGCATGGACCCGGCTCTGGTTCGTAGCCTCCGGGTCACGTGCCCGCAGAACGGCGACGGCGACAACAACCCGGTGAACCTGGACCAGAACGCCACCAGCGCCAACGTGGTGgacaacagcttcttcaagcagATCATGGCGAAGCGGGGCGTGCTCCAGATCGACCAGCGGCTGGCCGATGACGGGCAGACGAGGAGCACCGTCGCGGGGCTCGCCGCCGGGAAGCTGGACTTCGGGAAGCGCTTCGGCGGGGCGATGGTCAGGATGGGAGCTATCGAGGTGCTCACGGGCTCTCAGGGGGAGGTCAGGAAGTCGTGCCGGGCGGTCAACAAACAATCGGTGGAGGCTACGCTGGAGGAGATCGTCGATGGGCTGCTGGCGGCGCAATGA